The DNA window AATTGCCGGGAGAGCACATGTGAGCGCCCACGTGTAGCGCGTTCCCGAAATCGAGGCAACGAGAAAAATGACGACAACCCCGAAGAAAACCAGGAGCGCCGCGAAGGAAACGAAAGGAGCGGGCTCCCCCTCGCGGCTGATAGACGCGCGAATCGACGAGCTCGGCGACTGGCGCGGCAAGACTCTCGCCCGGATACGCGCCCTCGTCAAGGAGGCCGATCCCGAGGTCGTTGAGGAATGGAAGTGGCGCGGCGTTCCCGTGTGGTCGCACGCCGGAATAATCTGCACCGGCGAGACGTACAAGAAGGCCGTGAAGATGACCTTCGCCAGGGGCGCTTCGCTCGAAGACCCTTCGGGCCTCTTCAACTCGAGCCTCGAAGGCAACACCAGGCGCGCCATCGACTTGCACGAGGGCGACGAGATCGACGAAAAGGCGCTCAAGGCCCTCGTCCGCGCGGCTGTGGCCCTCAACACGTCGAAGTGAGTCCGCTCGTCACTTTGCCAGTCATTGCTGTAGATGTTAAGTAATTCGGGGACAGGATTTAAGGAACTCTGCCGG is part of the Thermodesulfobacteriota bacterium genome and encodes:
- a CDS encoding DUF1801 domain-containing protein, translated to MTTTPKKTRSAAKETKGAGSPSRLIDARIDELGDWRGKTLARIRALVKEADPEVVEEWKWRGVPVWSHAGIICTGETYKKAVKMTFARGASLEDPSGLFNSSLEGNTRRAIDLHEGDEIDEKALKALVRAAVALNTSK